From Polaribacter haliotis:
TCTTTTCGCAATAAAGATGAAATTATACCCATAAACTGAATTAATGAAGTTTCAGAAATTCTAAATTTTATTTCATCTCTATCAAAATTTCTCAATTTTGTAAATGCATTTAAAATATATCTGGTGTTAAAATCTGATTGAAAGTCTACAAATTGTCCTTTAGAAATAAGTAATTCTAATTCTTTATCATTTAGATTTCTATTTTTGTTGTATTCGAAATTACTCATAATCTATAAAATATTTAATTCAGGTATTAAAGTTGCAGCTTCTTTCATTTTTTTATCAATGATTTTTGCATATATTTCTGTGGTGCGAATTTCTTTATGTCCAAGTCTTTTAGAGACTGTATAAATGTCTGCTCCATTCTCTAAAAGAAGTACAGCATTGGTGTGACGGGCAGAATGAAAAGTTATGTGTTTTGTAATACCTGCAAACATGCACCAGCGTAAAAGAATCAAGTTCATTTGTGCGCTATAATGTAAATTGACAAAAACCCTGTCGTTTTCATCTTTTCTTTCTCCTAATAATTCTCTGGCTTGTTTTGATAGATATAAATATTCAACTCCATTAGTTTTCTTTTGAGAAAAAACTAATCGATGAATGTCTTTTCCGTCTTCATCTTTTCCTTCGTCTCTAATTTCACTCCATATCATTTTATTAATATCTGACCAACGAATACCACTCAAGCAACTGAATATAAATGCAGATTTCAAAACTGGGATTTTGCAATCAGTTTTAGATAGATTTTGAAGCTCGTCAATAGATAAATATTCTCTATGAGTTTCACCCATTGGAATGCTTTTAACCTTACTTACAATATTTTCATTAAGATATCCTTCTTCAAAAGCTGCGCTTAAACAGGCTTTAAATTTATTGTAGTAAGTGTGTTTTGTGTTTTGAGATAAAGGAGCACCAGACTTGGCAGTAGCTTTAGTGTGTAAAAATTTTTGAAAATTTTTAACAAAATCTATATTTACATCTTCAAAGGTTGTGCTAATAGAACAAAATTTTTCAATATGTTTTCCAGCAGCTTCCCAATTATCATAATTCTTTTCAGATTGATAGCGTTCTTCTTTTTTAGATTTATAAAATTGAAGAAAACTATGTTTACTTTTATTTCCGTTTTGAATTTTAAACTTCCCTTGATAATAATCAGCTTGTCTAATTGAAAGTATTTTTTCTGCAAGTTCAAGAGTCTCTTTATTAGTGTCTTTTTCCTTTTTAGATTTAGGGTCAATAATTAAATATTTCTTTAAATATTCAAATTCTCTATTGTGTTTGGATTTTCCTTTTTCATCAGTAAAAGTACCTTTGTAGTATTCTATGAAGAGGCTATATTTACCTGTATTTAGTTTTTTCTTTTTTAGAGTAATTTTCATAAAAGGTGGATTTTTTTACACCTCAATGGAAATTAGTAGTTTTGAGGTGGATTTTAGCGTCCAATATTGTCCTCCAAAAGTAAATTAAAAGAAAATGAAATCAAAGAAAAAACAGATAAAATACTGATTTTAAGTATTTTGTTTTCCTTTAGTTACCTTTGTTTTACTTTTTTACTTCCCGATACAAAAATTACCAAAAATATGCCCTAAAATATCCTTATCCACAT
This genomic window contains:
- a CDS encoding site-specific integrase yields the protein MKITLKKKKLNTGKYSLFIEYYKGTFTDEKGKSKHNREFEYLKKYLIIDPKSKKEKDTNKETLELAEKILSIRQADYYQGKFKIQNGNKSKHSFLQFYKSKKEERYQSEKNYDNWEAAGKHIEKFCSISTTFEDVNIDFVKNFQKFLHTKATAKSGAPLSQNTKHTYYNKFKACLSAAFEEGYLNENIVSKVKSIPMGETHREYLSIDELQNLSKTDCKIPVLKSAFIFSCLSGIRWSDINKMIWSEIRDEGKDEDGKDIHRLVFSQKKTNGVEYLYLSKQARELLGERKDENDRVFVNLHYSAQMNLILLRWCMFAGITKHITFHSARHTNAVLLLENGADIYTVSKRLGHKEIRTTEIYAKIIDKKMKEAATLIPELNIL